AGCCCCACCCCCTCCTCCCAAATTCTGGATCTCGACGAGAGCCTCTCCCACTTCTGGGGCGCGCCGTCGCCCCCTCGATCTAGGGTTCCTCGATCTTTCTCTTGGTGGGAGGGCAAAATTCGGGGTGATCCTCGTTCCTTTGCTCAAGTTGCTAGTTCTCCTCCACTTCCATCCACCCTTGCTCCGATCTGTGAGGACAAGAACACCATGAGAGAGGAGGGTTTCGGTGCGGGGCGACATGGTCGGGGGGTTGGTCGTTTTGATCGGGGCCAGGGTCGCGGCCGCGGCTTCGACCACAACGTCTGGAAGCGCAAGACGGATTCGGGAGGATCCTCGACTCAGAAGGCTTCTGGATCTGGTGATGCTGGATCCAGGAAGTAGGATGAAGCTGCTGGCGACAAGCATGCTGCTCCGCCTCGGCAGGGGAGGTGGGGAGATGATGATGGGGACACGAGCGAGCCGCGCGCGGTGGAGAAGAATCCTGCATCACCTCGCGCGCGTGGGCTTCCTGGGCATACTGGTAACAACACTCCCCTCCTCCACCCATGTCAGATCTGTAATTTGACTGGGCACCCCACTGCTAGATGCCCGCAAGCGATATGCGAGCGGTGCAAGAAGAAAGGACACCTATCTGTTATTTGCACTGAGTTCTTGCCTTGGGAATTTTCTCCTGCTATTTGTGCTTTTCAAAGCAAAGGGCAAGGTTTCTTCTACATTCCTGATTTCAGTATCGATAGGCAGCCTAGAGAGAGGATTTACAATATTGTAGTCACTATCACAGAGGGGGCTGCGCTGACTAAAGGTATAGAGCATGAGCTTAGTGTGTATGTGGGGCAGGGATGGCGTTGCTCTGCTAAATTCTTCGCTCCACAGATGTTTGTGATGCGTATGCCTAACCCCAGAGAAGTCGATCGCGCTTTGTTTGTTGAGCATATAAAGTTGAAACAATGTCGAGTTTCGGTCAAGTTTTCTCCTTGGTCCGAAGACATTGATTAAGAAGGGCTCCTAGAAGTTGCTTGGGTGAGAATTGGGAAGATCCCCCCTAATAAGCGATGTGATAAAACTGTGGCTTATGTGGGCGGGCTTGTGGGCATAACCCTGGAGGTTGATATGTCCACTGTGAATCGTCCATCTTCAGTTAGGGCCAAAATTGGATGCAAATCAGTGAAACAGCTCCCTGCCACAGCTGAAGTGGTCTTAGGGGGCCGTTTTTACAAATTCACATACGAAGTTGAGGAAATCCTGGTGATAAATCCTGTACATGAGGAGACTGTTCATGTGGAAGCTAAAGATGCTCCCACCAAAACTGATCAGACTCCTAAACGTAAACGAGATGATCAGGGATTGGAGGGAGAACAATCCAACCCTAAGAATGAGGAGAAAAGAGAGTCATCTGCTCATGGGGGCAAGACCTGCCGTCTGTCACCATAAGAGCAAGAACCGTCTATGTCTCTGACAGTGATGTTGATTCCTCTCTCCTAATTGAGACTATGGCTAAAGAGCATGAGCTTGCGGTGAAAGAGATAGACCAGGAGGCCTCCAATTGGATGGTGACTCTAAACCATGTTGGGGACCGCACTCTGGTGGAAAATGTGTCTGTAACCAGGGAGTGAAGGTAAATGCACCATCTATAACTCGTCGATATTTATCTTATGCCGATGTGGTTTCTAATTCTGCTCAGATTGTGGAAGTGGAAGGTGACGTTGACTCAAGCCTGAAGGACTCTAGTGACTACGTGGTACAACTTCCACCTTCTGAATGTAGTGATGAGCTTGTCCTCACCCCTCCTCTTGCTCCTGAAGCGATTATTAAATTCAGCAAGCGCAATGTGCAGAGGATGCAGGAGAATATTGAAACAAAAGCCATTCGCCTTGCTCAGAAACGAGACCTGGGAGGTAATTATCACACTTCTTGCAATAATTCTTTTGATGCTCTTTCCAATACTGAATTACTTCATAGAGTTGCTTGCATGGGAGTGGATATACCTGATAATGATTTCTCTTGCGTTAATGTACTTAGAGAGCTAGAGAGGGTGAGAGAAAATCTGGATGAGAAAAATAGGATGGATGAGAATAAGGATAATAATGCTGATAATGGGGATGACATTCTAGTTACTAATGGGTTGGGGAAAACTGTCCCTGTTATTCTTACCTGGCTTGACCAGGAAGATATCTTGCATGAGCAGGTTTCATCTGGTAAGAAAAAAAGGAAGGTTAAAAAGAAATCTGCTGTTAAGCTACCTAGACCTATGACTAGGAGCCAGAAAAAACACAACTCTAATGAAGAGCTTGTCTGTAGCCCTGCAAAGCCTCCTGGCAGGGCTACTCGATCCCAATTCCACAAAAAACGTTCCAAATGAGAGGTCTCATTTGGAATTGTAGAGGGGCAGGCAAGAAAGGAATGGCCACCTGCCTCTCGGACTTGATCAGTGACCATTCTTTAGATTTTATCGGGCTGCAGGAAACTATGAAGAAGAAAATTACTCCTAGGTGCATTAGGAGAATTGATCCCTTTGGTCTGTTCCATTGGGAATGGATTCCATCTATGGGAAAATCTGGGGGCATCCTGGGTGGTGTGAGACATGATACCTTTGATATCGTCTCCTGTAATAAAGGCAAATATATTTTGCAATTGGTAGTGCGTGACAAGAGGAGGAGAATTGACTGGGGCCTGTTGATAGTCTATGGGTTTGCACATGAGGAGTACAAAGAGGAGTTCCTAGTTGATCTTGCTGCCATGTGTAGTAATATGAATGTCCCCTACATTGTAGGCGGTGACTTCAATATCCTGCGCAGCTGCGATGAGAAAAATAAGAAAATGAGTAACAGCAGATCCACTGATCTCTTTAACTCAATTATCAATGCCTTGGCTCTTAGAGAGATTCACACTAGTGGGGGTAAGTATACCTGGACAAACAACCAGGCCCACCCCACCCTAGAAAAACTCGACCGGATTTTGATGTCTGAAGACTGGGAAAGTCTGTTCCCTTTGGTCTCTGTTAGGAAATTGGTCCGGGAACTATCAGATCACAATCCCCTACTGCTGTCCAGTGGGGAGGAAGGGCATGAAGCTCCTAAACCTCTTGAGTTTCGTTTCAATCTTGCCTGGATCAAAGATGAAAAATTCCTACCCACTGTTGCTAAGATTTGGGCTAGGAGAGTCTTCTCATCTGATCCTATTGACATCCTGAACATTAAATTGAAAAGATTCAAAACCTACTTCAAAGGTTGGGGTTCGGATAAATATGGTCACGATAAGAAAAGGAAGGAAGAACTTAGGATGGAACTGGCCATGCTAGAAGAACTAGAAGAAAATGGCCCCCCTGTCCCCTGAGCTATACGGCATTAAGGTGGATGTCAGTATTGAATTGCATGACCTGTTGGTGAATGAAGAGATCTTTTGGCTTCAGCAGTCCCATGAGCGTTGGCTCCTGAAAGGGGACCTGAACACCGATTACTTCATAAAATCGCCAATGGGCGAAAGAGAAAAAACACAATTCACTCCTTgagggctggggggggggggtagataTTGAAGGCACGGATAAGCTGATTGCCCATGCTACAGAATTTTACAAAAATTTATTTGGGCCTGAGTTGGGTAACTTGTTTCACCTAGGTCCTGACACATGAGCTGATGAGGAAAAACTTAGTGCTGACGATAATGCAGACTTATGTCGTGAATTCACTGAGACAGAAGTTAAGGAAGCATTATTCTCTATGGCACATATAATAGAGCCCCCGGTCCGGATAACATTCCTGTTGAATTCTATCAGGTGTGTTGGGATATAGTTAAAGACGATATCATGAGGCTATTTGAACACTTGCATAAAGGGACGCTTGATGTCCAACGCCTCAACTATGGAGTGATCACTCTTTTGCCTAAAACTGCTGGTGCTGATAAAATCCAGCAATTTAGGCCTATATGTCTCCTGATATGCCCGTACAAATTGATTACCAAAGTCTTGGATCGTCGTGTTGAGAGCTACGCTAACAAGTTAATTAGTTCGACCCAAAATGCTTTTGTTAAAGGGAGAAGCATTATGGATGGCGTGCTCTCCCTGCATGAGATTTTGAACTATACTCATGTGAAAAAAGGGTGGGGGTCGTCCTAAAGCTTGATTTTGAAAAAGCCTACGATAAAGTAAACTGGGAATTTCTTCTAGAATGCCACAAGCTTCGAGGTTTTAGTGACACTTGGTGTGGTTGGATTAAAGAAATCTTACTTAATGGGACGGTAAGCATCAAACTAAATAACCAGGTTGGCCCCTATTTCCAGAGTGCCAAAGGGGTTCGACAAGGGGACCCCCACTCCCCATTCCTGTTTAATTTGGCTGCCGATTGCCTTGTAAAAATGATCACTAATGCCCAAAAAAATAAAATGTTGGTGGGTTTGGCACCTGATCTCATCCCCAATGGAGTTGCGGTGCTCCAATACGCGGACGATACTATAATTTGTTTGGAACACGATGTGGATAAAGCAGTGAACCTGAAGTTACTTCTTTACACTTTTGAACTGATGTCTGGGCTTAAAGTCAATTACCAAAAGAGCAAGATTTTCACTGTGGGTGGGGATGAAAACACTGTGAAACACTACGCTGAGTTGTTTAACTGT
The sequence above is a segment of the Aegilops tauschii subsp. strangulata cultivar AL8/78 chromosome 6, Aet v6.0, whole genome shotgun sequence genome. Coding sequences within it:
- the LOC120967409 gene encoding uncharacterized protein isoform X1; its protein translation is MTACSGFAVRRCASSSSTIAGRRWMRGFSGRIVEVEGDVDSSLKDSSDYVVQLPPSECSDELVLTPPLAPEAIIKFSKRNVQRMQENIETKAIRLAQKRDLGGLQQEEGLKELRSGAEMVRSSIVRLMKMCEAVRRPIEGE